A genomic region of Magnolia sinica isolate HGM2019 chromosome 6, MsV1, whole genome shotgun sequence contains the following coding sequences:
- the LOC131249182 gene encoding disease resistance protein SUMM2-like, whose protein sequence is MEFLQDFARNAWVQYDYSRRLEESLDVLKTEIQELSSREADVKNELNTAKVMHGKKPKAEVSLWLENVEKVTSAVTKIEAVYGEVERDFSLPRVALGKRVIKNIEEVVKLKEKGRFSEGILANLLPESGSMPTTKLVGRTTAERNLKQIWESLMDQKVRTIGVYGMGGVGKTTIMTHIYNKIQSSGILGTAIWVTVSNDSSIERLQNGIARVIELELSDEEDEMRRKMKLFEALKRREKFVIILDDMWKSFPLEKVGIPEGNAYKIVLTTRSKNVCRGMKCQKKFEVEVLSREEAWELFKERLGADVVLSSEVEQIAKLVTEECGGLPLGIITVASAMREKDDVREWRNALEELKCSTMEIEGMDDQVFPILKFSYDRLKSKRIQSCFLYCALYPEDYEFDDEYLVKYWIAEGLIDDMGDWDKTQDKGHTVLNGLIDVCMLVRRSERRVVMHDLIRDLAIGITRKRPLFVVKIGKGIIGVEEFTEEVEKISLMRNQIEMLSGEPNCSKLSTLLLQDNPLSGNISHEFFNCMNSLRVLDLSMTGIEYLPESVSNLENLCMLLLGSCKRLREVPSLAKLKRLRFLNLLGTGIKEVPDGMECLVDLKELYVSSVEATNMIDAGGCNSLMLPDSIIKLNMGRCELSSLHCLSRMQHLQICYIWTCSMKWLLPIGDNSTIIPSLPSIQYLNLMDLPNFRGLCEGVLMPGSFTCLRNLIVWGCQVLENVMSIELFQHLQCLESIRIIECSEMEEVVKGGEEGDNNNNNNTIILLPNLKFFTLRNLGKLKSICKRTIICPSLIVIRITVCPWLKKIPLSFCNSTTAVDGGIEGSKEWWDALEWDDPNTKTLLLPLFHEQTSEVEGRGMKRKSEQVEEIAST, encoded by the coding sequence ATGGAATTCCTCCAGGATTTTGCCAGGAATGCATGGGTTCAATACGACTACTCTAGAAGGCTTGAAGAGAGTCTTGATGTTCTGAAAACTGAAATACAAGAGTTGAGCAGTCGGGAGGCCGATGTAAAGAACGAATTGAACACAGCGAAGGTAATGCATGGAAAGAAGCCAAAGGCAGAAGTGAGTTTATGGCTGGAAAATGTGGAAAAGGTTACAAGTGCAGTGACTAAGATAGAAGCGGTTTATGGAGAAGTAGAGAGAGATTTCTCACTCCCACGTGTTGCATTGGGAAAGCGTGTCATAAAGAACATTGAAGAGgtggtgaagcttaaggagaaagGTCGATTTTCAGAAGGGATACTTGCTAATCTATTACCTGAAAGTGGGAGTATGCCTACAACGAAACTAGTGGGTAGAACGACGGCGGAAAGAAATTTGAAACAGATTTGGGAGTCGTTGATGGATCAGAAGGTCAGAACTATAGGTGTGTATGGCATGGGGGGAGTGGGCAAAACGACCATCATGACCCACATCTATAATAAAATACAGAGCTCTGGAATATTGGGCACTGCCATTTGGGTGACAGTATCTAATGATTCTAGCATTGAAAGACTGCAAAATGGTATTGCACGGGTAATAGAATTGGAGCTTTCTGATGAAGAGGatgaaatgagaaggaaaatgaaattgTTTGAGGCTTTGAAGCGTAGGGAGAAGTTTGTTATCATCTTAGATGATATGTGGAAATCATTTCCATTGGAGAAGGTAGGGATTCCTGAGGGCAATGCATACAAGATAGTGTTGACTACTCGATCAAAAAATGTGTGTCGAGGCATGAAGTGCCAAAAAAAGTTTGAAGTGGAGGTTCTTTCGCGGGAAGAAGCGTGGGAATTGTTCAAGGAAAGGCTTGGGGCTGATGTTGTGCTTTCTTCGGAAGTAGAACAAATTGCGAAGCTTGTGACTGAAGAATGTGGTGGTTTGCCACTTGGAATCATCACAGTAGCAAGTGCAATGAGAGAAAAGGATGACGTTAGAGAATGGAGAAATGCATTAGAGGAGTTAAAATGCTCGACGATGGAGATTGAAGGCATGGATGATCAGGTTTTTccaattttgaaatttagttaCGATCGACTAAAATCTAAGAGGATTCAATCTTGTTTCTTGTATTGTGCTTTGTATCCAGAGGACTATGAATTCGATGATGAATATCTAGTAAAGTATTGGATAGCAGAAGGATTGATAGATGATATGGGAGACTGGGATAAGACGCAAGACAAAGGCCACACAGTATTGAATGGACTGATAGATGTATGTATGTTGGTAAGGAGGTCTGAACGTCGTGTGGTAATGCATGATTTGATAAGAGATTTGGCAATCGGAATTACAAGGAAGAGGCCTCTGTTTGTGGTCAAAATTGGAAAGGGGATAATTGGTGTAGAAGAATTTACTGAAGAGGTAGAAAAGATCTCATTAATGAGAAATCAAATTGAAATGCTTTCAGGTGAACCCAACTGCTCAAAACTCTCCACATTGTTGTTGCAAGATAATCCTCTCTCAGGCAACATTTCTCATGAGTTCTTCAATTGCATGAACAGCCTCAGAGTTCTCGACCTCTCTATGACTGGTATTGAGTATCTGCCAGAATCAGTTTCCAACTTGGAGAACCTGTGTATGCTCTTATTAGGTAGCTGTAAGAGGTTAAGGGAGGTGCCGTCTTTAGCAAAGCTGAAGCGTCTAAGGTTTTTGAACCTCTTGGGGACGGGCATCAAAGAAGTGCCAGATGGGATGGAATGTTTGGTTGACCTCAAAGAGCTTTATGTTTCATCTGTTGAAGCGACAAATATGATAGATGCTGGTGGTTGCAATTCCTTAATGCTTCCTGATAGTATTATCAAGCTGAATATGGGGAGATGCGAGCTGTCAAGCTTACACTGCCTATCTCGCATGCAACACTTACAGATATGTTACATCTGGACGTGTAGCATGAAGTGGTTGTTGCCGATAGGAGACAACAGCACCATAATTCCGTCTTTACCCAGTATACAGTATCTGAATCTAATGGATCTTCCGAATTTTAGGGGTCTGTGTGAGGGAGTCTTGATGCCCGGCTCATTTACATGCCTGAGAAACCTGATTGTCTGGGGATGTCAAGTATTGGAGAATGTTATGTCAATTGAATTGTTTCAGCACCTCCAATGCCTCGAATCCATCCGTATTATAGAATGCAGTGAGATGGAGGAAGTGgtaaaaggaggagaagaaggtgataacaacaacaataacaataccATCATCCTACTCCCTAACTTGAAGTTTTTCACTTTGAGAAATTTAGGGAAATTGAAAAGCATTTGTAAGAGGACAATCATTTGCCCTTCCCTGATTGTGATTCGTATAACAGTTTGTCCTTGGCTGAAGAAGATCCCTCTTTCCTTTTGCAACTCAACAACTGCTGTAGACGGAGGCATTGAAGGAAGCAAAGAGTGGTGGGATGCATTGGAGTGGGATGATCCCAACACCAAAACACTCCTCCTACCTCTTTTTCACGAACAAACAAGTGAAGTAGAAGGACGTGGAATGAAAAGAAAATCAGAACAAGTAGAAGAGATTGCATCGACGTGA